Part of the bacterium genome, TAGGAAGACCAGCGCTGCTAGAAAATAGAGACTGCGTACTGGAAAAGTGGTCTTGCGAAAGCGGTGGAAGATCCAGATTGTGAACAAGAGTAGCGCAAGGGTAACCGGGAGCTGGATTCGTCTTTCTAACGTAGTCACGGTAAGAAAAATCTCTCCCATCAGAAAAGGAAAGGCAATGGCAAAAGCTGCGATTGCCGGCATCGGCTCGGACCTCTTTAGAAAGTGTTCAACGGTGAAGTAGACCGAAATGGAAGCGATAAGAATCAAGAGATATGAAAGACTGAGTTGAAACAGTTTTGGTTCTATATAAGCAGTGATCGATAACCATAAGGACATCACAAGGAAACCAAAACCGACCAAAAATGCGAGAGAAACAGCTAATGCCACTCTCTGCAGCTTGAAAACTCGTATGAGGATCTGTCCGATGCTGTAATACGAGATCATATAGACAGCGAAAACAACACCCGTTGTCAGCGCAAGCGGTGTAAGAAAAATAGAAGTCTCAGGATTTTTTTGACCAGTTCGATTCAACGAGAGAAGGACATCCCAAAAACCGACAGAAATACTTAAACTCATGCCGATGAGAAGCGGAGAGAAACGAAAGCCATGACCATTTGTCATGCGCTGAATCCTATCATAGTGCTATTGTATATACCCTAAGGAACGAAGCATTTCCTCGGTTTCCTGATCCAGCTTTTTCTTTTGAGGAATGCTGATACGATGCCGCGCTTGCAGGCGAGCAGCTGATTTCAAATTCTCCTCAAATAGATTGCGCCCTGCCTGCAGCTGTTCAGAAGAATCAGTATCAACCGGAATCTGTTCTTGAG contains:
- a CDS encoding sulfatase-like hydrolase/transferase, whose protein sequence is MTNGHGFRFSPLLIGMSLSISVGFWDVLLSLNRTGQKNPETSIFLTPLALTTGVVFAVYMISYYSIGQILIRVFKLQRVALAVSLAFLVGFGFLVMSLWLSITAYIEPKLFQLSLSYLLILIASISVYFTVEHFLKRSEPMPAIAAFAIAFPFLMGEIFLTVTTLERRIQLPVTLALLLFTIWIFHRFRKTTFPVRSLYFLAALVFLCPIVVRFQSSQRSALNKSRKTHKIKHVLLITVDTLRFDAISAYNKNTRPTSNIDQLAKDGVLFQNAVSEGPWTLPAISSIMTGVSPLVHLATEVRSA